Genomic DNA from Deltaproteobacteria bacterium:
TTACGGTTACTTCGGCCAAGTCGAGCGGCTCCGCAGCCACGCCTTGACCGAGCAAATACTGGCCCAACGCCAAGAGCGTGCTAATGCCGAGATCGGCCAGCAGCGCCAACGGCTGGAGCTACTCCATGAGGTCAATCAAACGCTCAGTTCGGCCCTTAACGTCGGCGCGATTGTCGAGCTATTTCTCGAACGCGCGTTGGCGCATCTGCCTTACACGGCGGCGCTGATCCGGCTCAAGAATGGCGAATCCGGCGAACTGGAAACGGTGGCGGCGGCCGGCGAGCGTAGCGAACGGCTGCGTCAGTCGAAGGAAACACTCAAATACGTCGACCGCGTCGCCGCCGAAAAACGGCCGTTGATTCCTGGCAACGTTGGAAATGTCAGAGATGTTATCGACGGCGAGGTTGGTAAATTGTCGCGCGCCGGCCAGCTCGAACTTTTCAAAGCGCAGGGGCTGAAAAATATTCTCGCACTGCCGCTCATGGCGAGCGATGAAGCGCTCGGAGTTTTAGTTCTGGTGACGGGCGACGAACATGTCTGGAACGCGATTGAAATAGAGTTTCTCCAGACCCTGGCCGGCCACACGGCCATGGCGCTGGATCGCGCGCAGCTCTATAGCCAACGCCGTCGGCTCGCCGCGCAGTTGCGCGCGGCGCAGCGGGTGAATGACGAATTTCTAAAATCCTGTTCGACCAATCTCAAGACGCCGCTCAACGTGGTGACCGGTTACACCGATATGTTTCGCGACGGCCTGCTCGGCACCATGACGCCGATCCAAGAGCAGGCGATTGAAGCGATGGAAAGGCAGGCGAAACTCCTGCAAGGATCGATTGACGCGCTGCTGTCGGTGTCGCACTTTGCCGCGGAAGCGGTTTATGTCGAAGCCCATGACCTGAGCCTTTGGGAGCTTTTTTCCGAACTGCGCTCGGCGTACGACGGTCGGCCAGTGAAAGAGGTTAAACTGCTATGGGATTATTCCATCGATCTGCCGGCAGTGCGTTCCTACCGTGGCAAACTCAAGCAGGTGCTGACGAGCTTGCTCGACAACGCCATCGAGTTTACCGATCACGGCGCCATCTCGATCATGGTGCGTTATTTACCGGCGCAACAATGCCTTCAGGTGCGGGTCGCTGAAAACAATGCGGGAAAAGTTCAAGTGCAAGGCGAAACCGGTTTTGAGCGCTTGTGGCATGCGTCGAATGATGCCGTTGCCGATCGCGGCGGTGTCACCCTCGGTCTCTATGTGGTGAGGAAATTCACCGAGCTTCTCGGCGGTTCGATTGACGTGGATAGCATGCCGGGAGTGGGCGCGATGTTTACGCTGCGGATTCCCGCGCCGATGGCGCAATCCTCGGCGGTGCCCGAGCAGCTCGGACTCGCCGCTGAAAATAATTTTAACGCTTGAGTGGGTGTCGCTGACAATCGTCGTATTGCAGTTAGCTAACGCGGCACAGCCGAAAAGGCGCGGTTGTCGCGCCGCAAAAACATGCCGACCCAAAGATCGTAGAGATTATCCGGCCGATAGACATCGATCTCCTTACGCCCCTCGGCGGTTTCCACGACAGTGCTGACCGATAGATCCTGCCAGGAGATACCCAGCAACCGTTCGCCCCGTTGACCGATCATGTCGCCCACGGTGCGCATCAATTGCGGCAGCGAGTGGCCGTCGGCGGTGCCGCTTTGATAACGGCGATGGGCGCGCTGCTCGCGTTCGATGCGATCCAATTCCTGAACCGAATAGCGGAGTCGGTGTCCGGTTTGCGCCGTCGGCAGTGTGTAGGATTCTTCTTGGCCGAGCACTATCGGTTGGGATTTATTACGCCACAGTTTTTGTAAACGGCTCCGGCTAATGCGAAACAACGGGTTGGTGTTGTCCGCTTGATTTTCGTTCCGAACCCAGACCAGGTACGCGGTGCCAGTGCATTCTAAGTTGAACGAGGCGAGATGGAGATTCTCTAAATCTTGGCCGATGGCGCGCAAATGGCAGGCGTAATCCGATGGGTTGATGCGAATTTCAGTCGGAGCCGTTACCAACTCTGGTTCTTGCAGCGCTTGCCCCGTGCGATGAACCAGACGCAAGGAAGCGCGCCGCGCTAACCGATTGGGTCGCCCAGGGCCGCGAAGAACGGTGTGCATGGGCAGTTTGTAGTTGCAATTGAGACAGAAGTTGGTGACCGAAACCGTGCCTTTCGTCGCCTCCGGTGTGGGGGTAGCGAAGCCGACGTAGTAATCACATTTAGGACAAAGCCGGGCGCGATATTTGAGCATTGTGTTGCCTCAGATGATGGCGTTTCAATATTCGTATTCGTCGAGGATGTCAAGGGAAACGCCCCGGCATAGCCGAAGTTTCTTGCGGATAATCAGCGAGTTAACTTGATCGATTCGTTAGAAGGGCGTTATGTCCCAAGATTTCCGACTCTGGTCAATCTTGGCAGTGGCCGAACGCCACGCAAAATTGCCGCGACGCTGGTCAATTGCGTCTTCGTCTACTACGGCGAGGCTGGGAAGATCAGCGACTTGATGACCACCGGCACGGCGCCGGAGGAGGGAATCAGCGCGCCGACGTCGATGAAGTCGAAATCGCTGAGGGCGATGCCGTCGATGGAGATGATCGCGCTGTCCAACTTCAATTCTTCTTGGCAGTGCAGGCCGATGATGCCGCCGATGTCGCCGTCGTTGACCAATACTAGTGCGTGGCCTTTGGCTAAAATATCTTTGAGTCCTTCGGCGACGCCGCTGCAGAACGCTTGCAAGCGCGCGAAGGTCGCTGAGCCGTCCCAGTGAAATGCTACCGCGACCGGTTGGCGGCCGTGCAATAGATCCAAGCGGCGCAGTGCCGCGAGCAGCGCGTCGCGCACGGCGTCCTTGGTGAATTCGTCTTTGTCGAGGGGAAATTCGGGCGCCACCACGGCGATGTTGCGTACCGGCACGGCGTCTTCGGGCATGATGAAGATGGTGTTGCCGCTCACTTGCACGGTGTACTGCGACGCGCCGATGACGGTGGCGCGGATGCGCGCGTTGGGTTCCATCACGAAGAGGCCCAAGCTGGCGACGCGTTTTTGCACTTCATCGGCGATCAGCGGTCCCAAGTCGCCGAAGCTGGTCTTGGCGCGATTGTAAATAAACTCCGACACGCCGCCGGAAAACATCACGCAATCGATCTCGCCGGTGTAGCTGAGCGGCGGCAGGCGCAGCAAGCTTTTGATGTCGTCATTCACCGATTCAGGTTTCAACAGCGCGAACAGCTTGTCCATCATGCCGGAAACCATCTTGCGCAGATTTTCTTCGGGGATTTTTTCGCCCATGGTCACTGAGAAGCCGGCCCAGCCGGCGTGTTTGCGCGCGGCTTCTTCGATGCGCACCACCGCGCCGTCTTTGTCGAAGGCGAGCAGACGCGCGCCGATATCGATGGCGGAGACTTCCTGGACTTTGCCGTTGCTGCAAATGGCGAACTTGCTGGTGCCGCCGCCGATGTCGATGTTCAACACCACGCCGCCCATTTTCGCCGAGTGCGCCACGGCGCCGGAACCATGGGCCGCCATGGTCGCTTCCATGCCGTCGCCGGCGCTGACCGCGACGAACTTGCCGGCTTCTTCGGCGAACAGTTCGGCGATGGCGCGGGCGTTGCGCCGGCGCACGGCGACGCCGGTCAAGATCAACGCGCCGGTGTCGACTTGTTCGCGGCTAATTTTGGCGATCGCGTATTGGTCGTTGATGAACTTGCCCAGGGCGTCGACATCGATTCGCGTGTCGTCTACGTAGGCGGTTAAAAGGATTTGCGATTCGTTGATTACTTCGCGCTTGGTGACGCGGTAGCGCGATCCTTCGAGGGTCAATTCGAGGCGAGAAAAAACCAAATGCGATGTCGACGAGCCAATGTCGACGCCGACGCTGGTGAGCTTGAGATTTTCCTCATCTTGCATGTGGCGGTTGGCATTGGAAAACGAACCTCTAGGTGCGGTGGCCATTAGAAATCCTTTGGGGGTGTGGGCTGAAAACGTTTGGCGTCTGGAGTTCGGCGCTTAAGAACGCTAGACCCCAGACGCCAGACCCTGGACGCTGAACGGTTTCTTAGTAGGAGTTTTTGTACAGATCGGCTTCCATGCGCGACTTGGTGCCGACCTTTTCGAGGGTTTCTTCGAACTCTTTACGCAGGTACGGATCTTCTTCGTTGTACGGGATCGCCGTGCCGCCGTCTTTCATGTCGATGGCGCCGTAATCGATCGCTTTCTCACCGGGACGGCCGCGTTCGCGGCCCGGCGCGTTGGGGCCGAACCAGGCGGTTAATCTCAGCGGCTCTTTGCTCGCGCCAAAGTGCGCATGGAACCAGTTGCCGCTCATCGGCGCGGCGCTGACCATGCCAACTGGTTCGTAATCCTGCCGTCTGATTTCTTCCGTCGTGCCGTTTTCCCAGGGGTGCATTCCCAATTTTGCTGGCCAGGTGTAAGTGTAGCCTTTGCCGCTCAAGCAAATCAGAACCGCGGCCGAGCCGTGCGCGTGAGCTTTCGAATAGCGGCCGGTTTCATGCTGGCCGATCCACATGTAGAAATGCTGCCCCGCCATATGCGGTTCGATGCGTCGATAACCCGGCGAGCGGCGGTTATCCATCGGCAACTCGCAGCCCATCACGTCGGGAATAATATTGGTCTTGCGCATGGCGAGACCGCGCACTGGATCAGGGGTTACTTCCTCTTTGTATTTAAAATAGTCGTCGGTGGGATCGAAACGGTCCTTGAACTGATAGGGGCAGTTGAAGATGAAATCTTCGTTGCCGAAGTTGTTCATGATGTTCGGCGCCGTGGTGCCGGCGAGCAATAGCGCCGGGCTCGAAGTCGCGTTGACGATGCGATGGGTGGCGTTCATCGGGATCGCGAAGATCGAACCTTTTTGCCATTCGAACGTCAGCTTCTTAGGATTACCATCGACCCAGACTTCCGTGGTGCCGCGGCCGTCGACGACGAGATACTGTTCCTCGTAGAGATGCTTCTCGGGATTCAACGCGCCGGCGCCGGGAACTTCGACGACATAGCAACCCCAGAGGCCTTCGGTGCCGAGCAGCTGAATGAAGGTGCCGTTGCCGCCCATTTTTTTCCACGGCTTGCGCGGCAGATCCTGCACCCGGCGCACGCCGATGTCGCGGAAGATCGGGATGCCCTGAGATTCCATGTAATTGTCGTAGGGTGTGTTGGGCCGGAGAAATTTACCCAGTCCAGCCCTGGTCTTATTGTCCGTCGGTTCCTTAAACGTTGATTCTGCGGGATGATCCATAAAGCCTCCTCAAGAAAATAGTTTCGATTAGAATCTCAGACCTGGCGAGGGCATTGCGCGCTCAAACAAGCCCAGTGAAATGATAGGGGCAATTTATCGTCTGGCGAATTGGGAGTCAAACGAAGCTGGCAACGGCATTTCATCGATAGAGCGTGAATGACAGCGCCTGCGAGTTTTGCTAGTAGTATGGACGTGGTTGTCGAGGGTCTAAGGAACGGATTCATGGAGGATCGATGATTTCATTCGCGATTGTTCTACTCAGCGTGTTTCTCACTGGTGCTTGGGCCGCGGCGCAAACGCCGGTGCGCGTCATGTCGGGTTACAGCGCCACTTCCGGTCCCCACGCGGTGTTGTGGATCGCGCGGGATGCTGGGCTGTTCGAGAAAAACGGTTTGCGCACCGATGTCGCCTATATCCGCAGCGGTTCGACTATGGCGCAAACTTTAGTATCGGGAGAAATCCAGCTGTCGCAGATGGGCGGACCCGCGATGTTAGCCGCCGGTGTCGCCGGCATGGACGTGACGTTTGTCGCTGTGGCGCTCAATACCACGCCAATCGTGATCATGGGCAGTGTTTCGAAGATGGAAGAGCTGAAAGGCAAGACCATCGGCGTGACGCGCTACGGTTCCAACACCGACACCTCGGCGCGCTACGCGATTCGCAAGGCCGGGTTGCAGCCGGAAAAAGATGTCGGGCTGATTCAACTAGAAGACTACGGCAATATTCTCGGCGGCATGCAGTCCGGGCGGGTGACCGCCGGCGCGCTCGCCGATCCGTTTACCTTTGCGGCCAAGAAATTGGGCTTTAAAGAACTCGCCGATCTGGCGACCCTGGGTTTGGAATTTCCCTTCGTCGGCTTGGTCGCGAAAAAGTCTTACATCAAGGACAACCTGGACACCGTGCAGCGCTTTGTCCGTGCTTATACCGAGGCCATCGCGATCTACAAAAATAACCGCGAGTTGGCGATGAAGATCACCGGCAAATATACCGGCATCAAAGATGCCACGGTGCTCGCCGCGACGGTGGATTTTTACACGGCGAAACTCCTACGCGTTCCCTATCCGACCGTTGGCGGTCTCAAGTTTGTTTTGGACGAAGTCGCGCTGCGCGATCCGCGGGCGAAAAATTTTACCCCGGAGTCATTCATGGACACCCGCTTCGTCAAGCAGCTTGAGGATAGCGGGTTTATAAAATCGCTGTATCCGAAAGGGTGAGGCTCGACCCTTGGTCATTCCAAATTCCAAATTCCAGATTTCAGATTGCGAAAACCGCGGCGTCAGTTACTTCGAATTAGCTGGCTTTCGGATAGGCGCACGCTGAGGATGAACAAGATCGCGAGTGTCGATGCCATGATCGTCGGCAGTAGGTAGTTCACCGCGGGTAGGAGCGCGATCACTATTAAGCTCATTCCGAGACCAACGGGCACTTGGGGTTTGCCGATACTCAAAAAGAGCGCGCAGGGAATGATCAGTATACTCAGATCGTGAGAAAAAAGATGCGGCGACACGACCAGTAGGGCGAGTATGTTGACGATCCAGCAAGCCGCGAAATTTTTCGGTTGTCGTTGGGCACGCCAGTTCGCCCAAGCTACCAAGCCCAGAGTGATCGCCACACCCGCCCACCAAGTGTAAAGATGCCAGTTGGGTGCCAGCCAATAGGTGGTTAGGGCGCGCAGGTTGTGCATGTCGCGCCACTCGCTCCACCATTCGGCGTCGTGGGTTACCATGTATTGCGCGAGCCGAATGTAGTCTCCAGTCACGTCTTTGCCGAGGCAAAGAAAAAAACCGATGGTCAAGGCGAAGGTCACGGTGAGGCCGGCCGCCAGTCCACGCCATTTTTTCTGCACGAGCAGCGCGAAATGCGGAATCGCCAAATACTGCGGCTTGATGCTGAGCAGCGCGGCCCAAAAACCGGCGTGACTGAATTGATCTCGCTTTTGTGCGACCACGTGACGGGTTAAGAAGTAGACGACTAAGGCCGAAGTGTGCGCGTTGAATACCGCCGCTTGGGTGGCGAAATTGCAGAACGTAAACAACAACAGCCAATCTCTTTGATCCGCCGATAGCGCTAAGTTTTTTAGCAGTAAACGTATACTGCCGGCGAATAGCAAAACGTTGATCAGACTGTTGAGCAAAAATGCCGCCGGGAAAGGCATGTTTGATCCGTCGCGCCGCGGCGGTGCTCTGCGCCATGGTACTACTCGGTGGGAGAATGTGTCGGGGACGATGAGACGTTATGCAAACGCAGCGGCCTAACCTTTCAGCAACACCATGCCGAGTAGGACCGCTACGGGGCCGAGGCCGGCGTTGATCTTGAGCAGCAAAAACCAGCGGCGCCAGTGCGATAACAAGGGCTCGGGCCAATCGATCACGTTGGCGGGCACCTCGGCGGTGAGCGCGGCGATGTGCGGGCCGTATTTGAAGACTTGCAGTCCATGGTGCATGACCATGGCGCCGAAGAGAAATAATTTGACGCCGAGTAGGATCGGAAACGAATCGTTGGGCGCACTGTTTGGATTGCGCAAAATCAAATTGATCGCTCCGCTGAGCAGCAACAGCGCGATGGCGGTCCAGGAAAGTAGTTCCAGCCCGATGCGGCTTTGATTCATCGTCTTGATGGCGATTTTCACGCTGATGACTTCTTCGTCATGCACTGACGGGCCGGCGACGACGAGAAAATAAACGATGCCGCCGAGCCAAAGGGCGTTGGCGATCAGGTGCAGCAGTAGACTGAGAGGCTGCCACATACTCATGAACAAAT
This window encodes:
- a CDS encoding ABC transporter substrate-binding protein, coding for MISFAIVLLSVFLTGAWAAAQTPVRVMSGYSATSGPHAVLWIARDAGLFEKNGLRTDVAYIRSGSTMAQTLVSGEIQLSQMGGPAMLAAGVAGMDVTFVAVALNTTPIVIMGSVSKMEELKGKTIGVTRYGSNTDTSARYAIRKAGLQPEKDVGLIQLEDYGNILGGMQSGRVTAGALADPFTFAAKKLGFKELADLATLGLEFPFVGLVAKKSYIKDNLDTVQRFVRAYTEAIAIYKNNRELAMKITGKYTGIKDATVLAATVDFYTAKLLRVPYPTVGGLKFVLDEVALRDPRAKNFTPESFMDTRFVKQLEDSGFIKSLYPKG
- a CDS encoding GAF domain-containing protein: MNATQELTLSSAGWSGWSLDRLFDTAGKNMVIRLRWPLVILSSYLLYYAESPWLSALQLQALLSLYLLSHAALYFVPDGRFASPFFCAPLLLFDTLVLLVVLEIGGAAAPDFVATCLLTLVLSCICQDTRGLLLVTFTAPLVYAFIAFNTTAHFDSTIYLRLPFPFAIALFYGYFGQVERLRSHALTEQILAQRQERANAEIGQQRQRLELLHEVNQTLSSALNVGAIVELFLERALAHLPYTAALIRLKNGESGELETVAAAGERSERLRQSKETLKYVDRVAAEKRPLIPGNVGNVRDVIDGEVGKLSRAGQLELFKAQGLKNILALPLMASDEALGVLVLVTGDEHVWNAIEIEFLQTLAGHTAMALDRAQLYSQRRRLAAQLRAAQRVNDEFLKSCSTNLKTPLNVVTGYTDMFRDGLLGTMTPIQEQAIEAMERQAKLLQGSIDALLSVSHFAAEAVYVEAHDLSLWELFSELRSAYDGRPVKEVKLLWDYSIDLPAVRSYRGKLKQVLTSLLDNAIEFTDHGAISIMVRYLPAQQCLQVRVAENNAGKVQVQGETGFERLWHASNDAVADRGGVTLGLYVVRKFTELLGGSIDVDSMPGVGAMFTLRIPAPMAQSSAVPEQLGLAAENNFNA
- a CDS encoding ethanolamine utilization protein EutA: MATAPRGSFSNANRHMQDEENLKLTSVGVDIGSSTSHLVFSRLELTLEGSRYRVTKREVINESQILLTAYVDDTRIDVDALGKFINDQYAIAKISREQVDTGALILTGVAVRRRNARAIAELFAEEAGKFVAVSAGDGMEATMAAHGSGAVAHSAKMGGVVLNIDIGGGTSKFAICSNGKVQEVSAIDIGARLLAFDKDGAVVRIEEAARKHAGWAGFSVTMGEKIPEENLRKMVSGMMDKLFALLKPESVNDDIKSLLRLPPLSYTGEIDCVMFSGGVSEFIYNRAKTSFGDLGPLIADEVQKRVASLGLFVMEPNARIRATVIGASQYTVQVSGNTIFIMPEDAVPVRNIAVVAPEFPLDKDEFTKDAVRDALLAALRRLDLLHGRQPVAVAFHWDGSATFARLQAFCSGVAEGLKDILAKGHALVLVNDGDIGGIIGLHCQEELKLDSAIISIDGIALSDFDFIDVGALIPSSGAVPVVIKSLIFPASP
- a CDS encoding cupin domain-containing protein yields the protein MDHPAESTFKEPTDNKTRAGLGKFLRPNTPYDNYMESQGIPIFRDIGVRRVQDLPRKPWKKMGGNGTFIQLLGTEGLWGCYVVEVPGAGALNPEKHLYEEQYLVVDGRGTTEVWVDGNPKKLTFEWQKGSIFAIPMNATHRIVNATSSPALLLAGTTAPNIMNNFGNEDFIFNCPYQFKDRFDPTDDYFKYKEEVTPDPVRGLAMRKTNIIPDVMGCELPMDNRRSPGYRRIEPHMAGQHFYMWIGQHETGRYSKAHAHGSAAVLICLSGKGYTYTWPAKLGMHPWENGTTEEIRRQDYEPVGMVSAAPMSGNWFHAHFGASKEPLRLTAWFGPNAPGRERGRPGEKAIDYGAIDMKDGGTAIPYNEEDPYLRKEFEETLEKVGTKSRMEADLYKNSY
- a CDS encoding DUF2029 domain-containing protein, whose protein sequence is MVPDTFSHRVVPWRRAPPRRDGSNMPFPAAFLLNSLINVLLFAGSIRLLLKNLALSADQRDWLLLFTFCNFATQAAVFNAHTSALVVYFLTRHVVAQKRDQFSHAGFWAALLSIKPQYLAIPHFALLVQKKWRGLAAGLTVTFALTIGFFLCLGKDVTGDYIRLAQYMVTHDAEWWSEWRDMHNLRALTTYWLAPNWHLYTWWAGVAITLGLVAWANWRAQRQPKNFAACWIVNILALLVVSPHLFSHDLSILIIPCALFLSIGKPQVPVGLGMSLIVIALLPAVNYLLPTIMASTLAILFILSVRLSESQLIRSN